One Prolixibacteraceae bacterium DNA segment encodes these proteins:
- the hemL gene encoding glutamate-1-semialdehyde 2,1-aminomutase: protein MYQYKRSSELFDVSKKYIPGGVNSPVRAFNSVGGTPIFFEKAKGSVMIDVDGNEYIDYIGSWGPMILGHAHQPIIDAVKKAVDNSTSFGAPTELEYTIAELICKMAPNVDMVRMVNSGTEACMSAIRVARGYTGKDKFIKFVGCYHGHSDSFLIKAGSGASTFGEPNSPGVTAGTAKDTLTAEYNNLESVKKLISENLGEIAAIIIEPVAGNMGCVPPDMDFIKGVRSLCTEHNILLIFDEVMTGFRLARGGAQEFLGIDADLVTYGKVIGGGMPVGAYGGRKEIMDVVSPVGPVYQAGTLSGNPIAMTAGYTLLKELNENPSIYQELSDKTEYLRKGLIQVFDESGVNYKINSMGSMISIFFTDVDVIDFETSATANNEKFPIFFHQMLKRGIYLPPSSFESYFLSNSLSYEQLDKTIQACKESLAEIK from the coding sequence ATGTACCAATATAAAAGAAGTTCAGAACTATTTGATGTTTCTAAGAAGTATATACCAGGTGGTGTGAATTCACCTGTTAGAGCTTTCAATTCAGTTGGAGGCACTCCGATATTTTTTGAGAAAGCAAAAGGAAGTGTAATGATCGATGTGGATGGAAATGAGTATATCGACTATATCGGTTCTTGGGGACCAATGATTCTTGGTCATGCACATCAACCAATTATTGATGCTGTAAAAAAAGCAGTAGATAATTCGACTTCTTTTGGTGCTCCAACAGAGTTAGAATATACCATTGCTGAACTTATTTGTAAGATGGCACCCAATGTGGACATGGTTCGTATGGTAAACTCAGGAACCGAAGCATGTATGAGTGCTATTCGTGTTGCTAGGGGATATACAGGCAAAGACAAGTTTATAAAGTTTGTCGGTTGCTATCATGGTCACTCTGACTCTTTCTTAATAAAGGCCGGTAGTGGAGCTTCTACTTTCGGAGAGCCTAATTCTCCTGGTGTTACTGCTGGGACTGCAAAAGATACATTAACAGCTGAATATAACAATCTTGAGAGTGTAAAGAAACTTATTTCTGAAAATCTAGGTGAGATTGCTGCTATTATAATTGAGCCTGTGGCAGGAAATATGGGATGTGTTCCTCCTGATATGGATTTTATAAAAGGAGTCCGTTCTTTATGTACAGAGCATAATATTTTGTTGATATTTGATGAAGTAATGACTGGGTTTCGCTTAGCACGTGGAGGTGCTCAAGAATTCTTAGGGATCGATGCAGATCTTGTTACCTATGGTAAAGTCATTGGAGGAGGAATGCCAGTAGGTGCTTATGGTGGTAGAAAAGAGATAATGGATGTGGTTTCTCCAGTTGGTCCTGTTTATCAGGCAGGAACTCTTTCTGGTAACCCTATTGCAATGACTGCAGGATATACTCTTTTAAAAGAGTTGAATGAAAACCCTTCTATATATCAAGAGCTATCTGATAAGACTGAATATTTAAGAAAAGGGCTTATTCAGGTGTTTGACGAGAGTGGTGTTAATTATAAGATTAACTCAATGGGATCTATGATTAGTATCTTCTTTACAGATGTAGATGTTATAGATTTTGAGACGTCAGCAACTGCAAATAATGAAAAATTCCCAATCTTTTTTCATCAGATGTTAAAAAGAGGAATCTACCTTCCTCCTTCATCTTTTGAGTCGTACTTTTTATCGAATAGCCTTTCGTATGAACAATTGGATAAGACTATTCAGGCATGCAAAGAGAGTTTAGCTGAAATAAAGTAG
- a CDS encoding uroporphyrinogen-III synthase, which yields MKSILLTKSIDNIHKGLIEQKHPNIKIDIVPFIKTIGVPFSEPLWYPYVVFTSQNAFKYLLSNEDCLGILKSRGCIAVGDKTLQLLKKSHVNVIAPSKQNSEGIIELINQHTDIRGITYFCGKRRHPLLESYLKSKHIRYEAIEVYDTIDCEVEIDVINYDIVLFASPSAVDSFFSQYDNIDCDCYAIGPTTAAALYKFTDRVKVANEPSIESMIDLIIENY from the coding sequence ATGAAAAGTATTCTCTTGACTAAATCCATTGACAATATTCATAAAGGATTGATAGAACAGAAACATCCTAATATAAAAATTGATATTGTTCCTTTTATTAAAACGATAGGTGTTCCTTTTTCTGAGCCATTATGGTATCCATATGTAGTATTTACAAGCCAAAATGCATTTAAATATTTACTAAGTAATGAAGATTGCTTAGGGATATTGAAGAGTAGAGGTTGTATTGCTGTTGGAGATAAAACTCTTCAGCTACTAAAGAAGAGTCATGTAAATGTTATAGCACCTTCAAAACAAAATAGTGAAGGGATAATAGAATTAATCAATCAACATACAGATATTCGAGGAATAACTTATTTTTGTGGGAAAAGAAGACACCCCTTGTTAGAATCTTACCTTAAAAGTAAGCATATTCGTTATGAGGCTATTGAAGTTTATGATACTATTGATTGTGAAGTTGAAATAGATGTGATAAACTATGATATTGTTCTTTTTGCTTCTCCTTCTGCTGTTGATTCTTTTTTTAGTCAATACGACAATATAGATTGTGATTGTTATGCTATTGGTCCAACTACAGCTGCAGCTCTCTATAAATTTACAGATAGAGTGAAAGTTGCGAATGAGCCTTCAATAGAATCGATGATTGATCTAATAATAGAGAATTATTAA
- a CDS encoding transporter, which translates to MELLTSSYFALFLIISIGFALGKIKIKNISLDISAVIFVALVFGHYGIIIPKDFQRMGLVLFLFTIGIQAGPGFFSSFKEKGKSLIILAFVLVFSAGIIAALLAVLLDIDINIVSGLFTGALTSTPGLAAAIDITGSPLASIGYGIAYPFGVIGVILFVRFLPKIMNLNIKEAEKQFQKSQQVSNPEFIKKTFVIENDKVVGKSLSELKIRTMTKGVISRVLHKDGLATTPTKETILLKGDIVKAVGPESAMSKIELLLGPEIDKKIPLNPRYDVRPVLVTKSDVVNKTIAELNILHTYSANITRIRRSGIDLAPTPNTKLLLGDKVVIAASVDNIKQVSEAFGDDSKRLSDTDFFPISLGIVLGVLVGKLSLVAVSLSFSLGLSGGVLLTSLILGRVGKSGPIVWTMTGAANNLLRQLGLLLFLSSVGTSAGGQIVSTFEQYGFELFLVGGAITLFPMILGVFVGKRILKIDILTMLGGLTGSMTSTPGLAAIDSMTDSEAPSIAYATVYPASMVFVIIVVQLLGLL; encoded by the coding sequence ATGGAACTATTGACATCTAGTTATTTTGCCCTGTTTCTCATCATTAGTATTGGTTTTGCTTTAGGTAAAATAAAGATAAAGAATATCTCTTTAGATATTTCAGCAGTTATTTTTGTCGCTTTAGTGTTTGGTCATTATGGTATTATTATCCCTAAAGATTTCCAAAGAATGGGGTTGGTGTTGTTTTTGTTTACTATTGGAATACAAGCTGGCCCTGGTTTTTTCTCTTCCTTCAAAGAGAAGGGAAAGTCATTAATTATATTGGCTTTTGTTCTTGTGTTTTCTGCAGGGATCATCGCTGCACTTTTGGCTGTATTATTAGATATTGATATCAATATTGTGTCTGGATTATTTACTGGAGCATTAACTAGTACTCCCGGTCTTGCAGCAGCTATCGATATAACAGGAAGTCCTCTTGCGTCAATAGGTTACGGAATAGCATACCCTTTTGGTGTGATTGGAGTAATTCTTTTTGTTCGATTTCTTCCAAAGATTATGAATCTGAATATAAAAGAGGCAGAGAAACAGTTTCAAAAGTCCCAACAAGTATCTAATCCTGAGTTTATTAAGAAAACTTTTGTCATTGAGAACGATAAGGTGGTGGGCAAAAGTCTTTCTGAGTTGAAGATAAGAACAATGACTAAGGGTGTTATTTCTAGAGTTCTTCACAAGGACGGCTTGGCTACGACTCCGACTAAGGAGACCATTCTTTTGAAAGGAGATATTGTTAAGGCTGTTGGCCCAGAGAGTGCAATGTCGAAAATTGAACTTCTTTTAGGTCCTGAAATAGATAAAAAGATTCCACTAAATCCAAGATATGATGTTCGCCCTGTTTTAGTAACAAAGAGTGATGTTGTAAATAAGACGATCGCTGAACTTAATATATTACACACTTATTCGGCAAATATTACTAGAATACGAAGATCTGGTATTGATCTTGCCCCTACACCAAATACTAAATTACTCTTAGGCGACAAAGTGGTTATTGCAGCATCGGTAGATAATATAAAACAAGTTTCTGAAGCTTTTGGCGACGATTCTAAAAGATTATCTGATACCGATTTTTTCCCTATCTCCTTAGGGATTGTACTAGGAGTTCTTGTCGGTAAGTTAAGTCTTGTTGCTGTTAGTTTATCGTTTAGCTTAGGCTTGTCAGGAGGTGTCCTTCTAACATCACTTATTCTAGGTAGAGTAGGTAAGAGTGGTCCTATTGTTTGGACAATGACTGGAGCTGCGAACAATCTTCTTCGTCAGCTTGGACTACTCCTTTTTTTATCTTCCGTAGGTACTAGTGCTGGTGGTCAGATTGTATCCACATTTGAACAATATGGCTTTGAGCTATTTTTGGTTGGAGGAGCAATAACGCTATTTCCTATGATTCTGGGAGTCTTTGTAGGTAAGAGAATACTTAAGATCGACATTTTAACAATGCTAGGAGGATTGACTGGTTCAATGACTAGTACTCCAGGCCTTGCTGCTATTGATTCGATGACAGATAGTGAAGCACCATCGATTGCTTACGCTACTGTTTATCCCGCATCTATGGTATTTGTTATCATTGTGGTTCAATTATTAGGTTTATTGTAA
- the pepE gene encoding dipeptidase PepE, with protein MMQLLLISNSTMPGEAYLDYPKHEIKKFLGDSVKRALFIPYAAVTFSFDEYEQKVGERFSELGFEIKGIHRYDDPVKAVREAEAIVVGGGNTWQLVRMMHEQNLMPEIKKRVEEGVPYIGWSAGSNVACPYLKTTNDMPIVDPLGFDCCGMIPFQINPHYLDANPEGHGGETREQRIEEFLEANKEIFVAGLREGTMFKLADGKLSLIGSRSCRIFKHGEVPVELTEKDDLTFLMK; from the coding sequence ATGATGCAATTACTTCTTATTAGTAACTCGACGATGCCAGGTGAGGCATATCTTGATTATCCTAAACATGAAATAAAGAAGTTTTTAGGAGATAGTGTGAAGCGTGCACTTTTTATTCCATATGCTGCTGTAACATTTTCTTTTGATGAATATGAACAAAAGGTAGGTGAAAGATTTTCTGAATTGGGGTTCGAAATAAAAGGTATACATCGATATGATGATCCTGTAAAAGCTGTACGTGAGGCTGAAGCAATTGTTGTCGGTGGAGGGAATACTTGGCAGCTTGTTCGAATGATGCATGAACAGAACTTGATGCCTGAGATAAAGAAACGTGTAGAAGAAGGAGTTCCTTATATTGGATGGAGTGCTGGATCTAATGTTGCTTGTCCTTATCTAAAAACGACTAATGATATGCCTATTGTGGATCCTCTTGGATTTGATTGCTGTGGGATGATTCCTTTCCAGATTAATCCACATTATTTAGATGCAAATCCAGAAGGACATGGAGGAGAAACTCGTGAACAGAGGATTGAAGAGTTTTTAGAAGCTAACAAGGAAATTTTTGTTGCTGGTTTAAGAGAAGGTACAATGTTTAAACTTGCTGATGGAAAACTATCTTTGATAGGGAGTCGAAGTTGTCGAATTTTTAAACACGGGGAGGTCCCAGTTGAGTTAACTGAAAAAGATGATTTGACTTTCTTAATGAAATAA